The Corvus hawaiiensis isolate bCorHaw1 unplaced genomic scaffold, bCorHaw1.pri.cur scaffold_281_ctg1, whole genome shotgun sequence sequence attttggggtccccccatGGACACAcaaaggggggggaggggccgattttggggtccccccaaaatacacacaaaggggggggaggggccgattttggggtccccccaaGGACACAcaaaggggggggaggggccgaTTTTGGGGACCCCCCAAGGACACAcaaaggggggggaggggccgaTTTTGGGGACCCCCCAAGGACACAcaaaggggggggaggggccgaTTTTGGGGACCCCCCATGGACACAcaaaggggggggaggggccgaTTTTGGGGACCCCCCATGGACACACAAAGGGGGGGAGGGGCCGATTTTGGGGACCCCCAAAATACACAcaaaggggggggaggggccgattttggggaccccccaaaatacacacaaaggggggggaggggccgattttggggtccccatgGACACAtaaaggggggggaggggccgaTTTTGGGTCCCCCCATGGACACATAAAGGGGGGGAGGGGccgattttggggtccccccaaaatacacacaaaggggggggaggggccgaTTTTGGGGACCCCCCAAGGACACACAAAGGGGGGGAGGGGCCGattttggggaccccccccaaaatacaaacacggaggggtgggggaggggtggggggaggaatttgggggtcccccccctccccctccccccccggaTTTGGGGGTTCACAgtgggggggggcggggcccCCCCGTgtccagcggggccgggggggggggcccgggggtcCCCCAGTATGGCTTCGGTGTCGGGGCCCCCCCGGCCCGAACCTGCGGGAGAGAGGGCTCAGGAGCCGCCCAGTACGGCCCAGTACGGCCCAGTACGGCCCAGTACGGCCCAGTATGgcccagtatggaccagtatggctcccagtatggcATAGAGGGCTCCCAGTACGAAAAGGTGCGTTCCCAGTATGGCCCAGAGCCGCCCCAATATGAAAAGGTGCGTTCCCAGtatggctcccagtatggcccagtaTGGCTCCCGGtatggctcccagtatggcTCCCGGtatggctcccagtatggcccagtatggctcccagtatggctcccagtatggctcccagtatggcccagtatggctcccagtatggctcccagtatggctcccagtatggcccagaGGGCTCCCAGTATGAAAAGGTGCGTTCCCAGTATGGCCCAGAGCCGCCCCAATATGAAAAGGTGCGTtcccagtatggcccagtatggctcccagtatggctcccagtatggttcccagtatggctcccagtatggcTCCCAGTATGGTTCCCAGTATGGAGCAATATGGCCCAGTATGGCTCCCAGTATGGTTCCCAGtatggctcccagtatggcTCCCAGTATGGTTCCCAGTATGGTtcccagtatggcccagtatggctcccagtatggcTCCCAGTATGGTTCCCAGTATGGCACAGTATGGCCCAGTATGGTTCCCAGTATGGCTCCCAGTATGGTTCCCAGtatggctcccagtatggcccagtatggctcccagtatggctcccagtatggctcccagtatggttcccagtatggcccagtaCGGCCCAGTATGGCCCAGAGGGCTCCCAGTATGGCATAGAGGTCTCCTAGTATGAAAAGGTGCGTTCCCAGTATGGCTCCCACTATGGCTCCCAGTATGGTtcccagtatggaccagtatggctcccagtatggcccagtatggctcccagtatggcATAAAGGGCTCCCAGTATGAAAAGGTGCGTtcccagtatggcccagtatcgctcccagtatggctcccagtatggctcccagtatggcgcccagtatggctcccagtatggcccagtatggctcccagtatggctcccagtatggctcccagtatggcccagaGGGGtcccagtatggcccagtaTGGTTCCCAGtatggctcccagtatggctcccagtatggcccagtaTGGTTCCCAGTATGGCtcccagtatggaccagtatggctcccagtatggctcccagtatggcGCCCAGTGTGGTTCCCAGTATGGTTCCCAGtatggctcccagtatggctcccagtatggcccagtaTGGTTCCCAGTATGGCtcccagtatggaccagtatggctcccagtatggctcccagtatggttcccagtatggcccagtatggctcccagtatggcGCCCAGTATGGTTCCCAGTATGGCGCCCAGTATGGTTCCCAGTATGGTTCCCAGtatggctcccagtatggcTGCCAGTTATGGCCCAGTATGGCCCAGtatggctcccagtatggctcccagtatggttcccagtatggcccagtaTGGTTCCCAGtatggctcccagtatggctccagtatggctcccagtatggcccagagggctcccagtatggctcccagtatggctcccagtatggcccagtatggctcccagtatggctcccagtatggctcccagtatggcccagtaTGGATCCCAGTATGGCTCCCAGTATGGTTCCCAGTATGGCGCAGTATGGCCCAGTATGGCCCAGTATGGCTGCCAGTATGGCTCCCAGTATGGTtcccagtatggcccagtatggctcccagtatggcccagtaTGGCTGCCAGtatggctcccagtatggctcccagtatggctcccagtatggcccagtaTGGCTCCAGTATGGTTCCCAGTATGGTTCCCAGtatggctcccagtatggctcccagtatggcTGCCAGTATGGCCCAGtatggctcccagtatggctcccagtatggcTCCCAGTATGGTTCCCAGTATGGTTCCCAGtatggctcccagtatggcTCCCAGTATGGTTCCCAGTATGGTTCCCAGTATGGCTCCCAGTATGGTTCCCAGTATGGCTCCCAGTATGGTTCCCAGtatggctcccagtatggctcccagtatggcccagtatggctcccagtatggctcccagtatggttcccagtatggctcccagtatggctcccagtatggctcccagtatggcccagaGGGCTCCCAGTATGAACAGGTGCGTTCCCAGTACggcccagtgccaccccagtaTGAAAAGGTGCGTtcccagtatggcccagtaGGGCATAGAgggctcccagtatggcccagtaTGGCCCAGAGGGCTCCCAGTATGAAAAGGTGCGTTCCCAGTACggcccagtgcccccccagtctggcccagtgcctcccagtatGAAAAGGTGCACTCCCAGTATgacccagtgccccccagtatAAAAAGGTGcactcccagtatggcccagtgccccccagtattgcccagtgccaccccagtaTGAAAAGGTGcgctcccagtatggcccagtaTGACCCAGAgggctcccagtatggcccagaGGGCTCCCAGTATGAAAAGGTGcactcccagtatggcccagtgcccccagtatTGCCCAGTGCCGCCCCAGTATGAAAAGGTGcgctcccagtatggcccagtgccccccagtatGGCTCAGAGGGCTCCCAGTATGAAAAGGtgtgctcccagtatggcccagtGCCGTCCCAGTATGGAAAGATGCGCTCCCAGTATGAAAAGGTgagctcccagtatggcccagtaTGGCTCAGTGGGCTCCCAGTAtttcccagtgccctcccagtatGGAAAGGTGcgctcccagtatggcccagtgcccccccagtaTGGGCCAGTGCTGCCCCAGTATGGCATAGAGGGCTCCCAGTATGAAAAAGTGCGCTCCCAGTATGAAAAAGTGCactcccagtacagcccagtaTGGCTTAGAGGGATCCCAGTATGGAAAGGTGcgctcccagtatggcccagtgccccccagtattgcccagtgccctcccagtatGGTCTAGAGGGCTCCCAGTATGAAAAGGTGCACTCCCAGTATGACAAATCGGGCTCCCAGTATGAAAAGGTGcgctcccagtatggcccagtgcccccagtatggcccagtgccaccccagtaTGAAAAGGTgagctcccagtatggcccagtgccccccagtatGGAAAGGTGcgctcccagtatggcccagtGCCGCCCCAGTATGAAAAGGTGCGTTCCCAGTATggcccagtgccaccccagtaTGAAAAGGTGCGTTCCCAGTATggcccagtgccaccccagtaTGAAAAGGTgagctcccagtatggcccagtGCCGCCCCAGTATGAAAAGGTGCGTTCCCAGTATggcccagtgccccccagtatGGCCCAGAgggctcccagtatggcccagtgccaccccagtaTGAAAAGGtgtgctcccagtatggcccagtgccccccagtatGAAAAGGTGcgctcccagtatggcccagtaTGACCCAGAGGGCTCCCAGTATGACCCAGAGGGCTCCCAGTATGGAAAGGTGCATTCCCAGTATGGCCTAGAGGGATCCCAGTATGAAAAGGTGCACTCCCAGTACggcccagtgccccccagtatGAAAAGGTGCGCTCCCAGTATGACCCAGAGGGCTCCCAGTATGAAAAGGTGcactcccagtatggcccagtGCCGTCCCAGTATGGAAAGGTGCACTCCCAGTATGAAAAGGTgagctcccagtatggcccagtgcccccccagtatgggccagtgccaccccagtaTGGCATAGAGGGCTCCCAGTATGAAAAGGTGcgctcccagtatggcccagtgccccccagtatGGCCCAGTGCCGCCCCAGTATTGCCCAGTGCCGCCCCAGTATTGCCCAGAGCCCTCCCAGTATGAAAAGGTGCACTCCCAGTATGGTGAAGTGGCCTCCCAGTATGAAAAGGTGCGCTCCCAGTATGGTGAAGTGGCCTCCCAGTATGAAAAGGTGAGCTCCCAGTATGGCAAAGTgagctcccagtatggcccagtgccccccagtatGAAATTGTGAACTCCCAGTATGAAATGGTGCCCCCCAGTATGGCAAGGTGAGCTCCCAGTATGACCCAGTGCCTCCCCCAGTATGGCCCAGTGGCCTCCCAGGATGAAAAAGTGAACTCCCAGTATGACCCAGTGCATTCCCAGTGCgactcccagtccctcccagtgctcccagtgcggatcccagttgcccccagtccctcccagtgcattcccagtccctcccagtgctcccagtgtggctcccagtcgctcccagtccctcccagtgctcccagttgctcccagtccctcccagtcgctcccagtgctcccagtgcggctcccagtccctcccagtccctcccagtccctcccagtgcacCCAGTGTGGCTCCCAGTGTGGCTCCCAGTGtggctcccagtccctcccagtcgctcccagtccctcccagtgctcccagtacggctcccagtccctgccagtccctcccagtcgctcccagtcgctcccagtgcctcccagtgcctcccagtccctcccagtccctcccagttgctcccagtcgctcccagtccctcccagtgcggctcccagcccctcccagtccctcccagtgctcccagtgcggctcccagtccctcccagtccctgccagtccctgccagtccctcccagtgctcccagttgctcccagtccctcccagtcgctcccagtgcACCCAGTGTGGCTTCCAGcccctcccagttgctcccagcccctcccagttgctcccagtccctcccagttgctcccagtccctcctagtccctcccagtgctcccagtgtggctcccagcctctcccagttgctcccagtccctcccagtgctcccagtgcctcccagtgtggctcccagttgctcccagttgctcccagtccctcccagtgcctcccagtgcggctcccagtccctcccagtcgctcccagtgcggctcccagtccctcccagtccctcccagttgctcccagttgctcccagtccctcccagtgtggctcccagttgctcccagttgctcccagtccctcccagtcgctcccagtgcctcccagtgctcccagtgtggctcccagtcgctcccagtgctcccagtccctcccagtgctcccagtgcctcccagtgtggctcccagttgctcccagttgctcccagtccctcccagtgcctcccagtgctcccagtgcggctcccagtccctcccagtccctcccagttgctcccagttgctcccagtccctcccagtgtggctcccagtgcctcccagtgtggctcccagtcgctcccagtgcggctcccagcccctcccagttgctcccagtccctcccagtgctcccagtgcctcccagtgtggctcccagtgcctcccagtgtggctcccagtcgctcccagtgcggctcccagcccctcccagttgctcccagtccctcccagtgctcccagtgcctcccagtgtggctcccagtgcctcccagtgtggctcccagtcgctcccagtgcggctcccagcccttcccagttgctcccagtccctcccagtgctcccagtgcctcccagtgtggctcccagtccctcccagtcgctcccagtccctcccagtgctcccagtacggctcccagtccctgccagtccctcccagtgcctcccagtccctcccagtcgctcccagtccctcccagttgctcccagttgctcccagtccctcccagtcgctcccagtcgctcccagtcgctcccagtcgctcccagttgctcccagcccctcccagtcgctcccagcccctcccagtccctcccagtgcggctcccagcccctcccagtccctgccagtccctgccagtccctcccagtgctcccagttgctcccagtccctcccagtcgctcccagtgcACCCAGTGTGGCTTCCAGcccctcccagttgctcccagcccctcccagttgctcccagtccctcccagtgctcccagtgcctcccagtgtggctcccagttgctcccagttgctcccagtgcggctcccagtccctcccagtccctcccagtcgctcccagtgcctcccagtccctcccagtccctcccagttgctcccagttgctcccagtccctcccagtgtggctcccagttgctcccagttgctcccagtccctcccagtcgctcccagtgcctcccagtgctcccagtgtggctcccagcccctcccagttgctcccagtccctcccagtgctcccagtgcctcccagtgtggctcccagtt is a genomic window containing:
- the LOC125320905 gene encoding uncharacterized protein LOC125320905 isoform X5 codes for the protein MPYWGGTGPYWGGTGPYWELTFSYWECTFPYWDGTGPYWECTFSYWEPSGPYWECTFPYWEPSGSYWEPSGSYWAILGAHLFILGALWAILGGTGPYWERTFSYWGGTGPYWELTFSYWGGTGPYWERTFSYWGGTGPYWERTFSYWGGTGPYWERTFPYWGALGHTGSSPFHTGVALGHTGGTGPYWERTFSYWEPDLSYWECTFSYWEPSRPYWEGTGQYWGALGHTGSAPFHTGIPLSHTGLYWECTFSYWERTFSYWEPSMPYWGSTGPYWGGTGPYWERTFPYWEGTGKYWEPTEPYWAILGAHLFILGAHLSILGRHWAILGAHLFILGAL
- the LOC125320905 gene encoding uncharacterized protein LOC125320905 isoform X3, which encodes MPYWAILGAHLFILGVHLSILGRHWAILGVHLFILGALWVILGAHLFILGGTGPYWECTFSYWDPSRPYWECTFPYWEPSGSYWEPSGSYWAILGAHLFILGALWAILGGTGPYWERTFSYWGGTGPYWELTFSYWGGTGPYWERTFSYWGGTGPYWERTFSYWGGTGPYWERTFPYWGALGHTGSSPFHTGVALGHTGGTGPYWERTFSYWEPDLSYWECTFSYWEPSRPYWEGTGQYWGALGHTGSAPFHTGIPLSHTGLYWECTFSYWERTFSYWEPSMPYWGSTGPYWGGTGPYWERTFPYWEGTGKYWEPTEPYWAILGAHLFILGAHLSILGRHWAILGAHLFILGAL
- the LOC125320905 gene encoding uncharacterized protein LOC125320905 isoform X1, translating into MHWVILGVHFFILGGHWAILGEALGHTGSSPCHTGGHHFILGVHNFILGGTGPYWELTLPYWELTFSYWEATSPYWERTFSYWEATSPYWECTFSYWEGSGQYWGGTGQYWGGTGPYWGALGHTGSAPFHTGSPLCHTGPYWELTFSYWECTFPYWDGTGPYWECTFSYWEPSGPYWECTFPYWEPSGSYWEPSGSYWAILGAHLFILGALWAILGGTGPYWERTFSYWGGTGPYWELTFSYWGGTGPYWERTFSYWGGTGPYWERTFSYWGGTGPYWERTFPYWGALGHTGSSPFHTGVALGHTGGTGPYWERTFSYWEPDLSYWECTFSYWEPSRPYWEGTGQYWGALGHTGSAPFHTGIPLSHTGLYWECTFSYWERTFSYWEPSMPYWGSTGPYWGGTGPYWERTFPYWEGTGKYWEPTEPYWAILGAHLFILGAHLSILGRHWAILGAHLFILGAL
- the LOC125320905 gene encoding uncharacterized protein LOC125320905 isoform X4; amino-acid sequence: MPYWAILGAHLFILGVHLSILGRHWAILGVHLFILGALWAILGMHLSILGALWVILGALWVILGHTGSAPFHTGGHWAILGAHLFILGWHWAILGALWAILGGTGPYWERTFSYWGGTGPYWELTFSYWGGTGPYWERTFSYWGGTGPYWERTFSYWGGTGPYWERTFPYWGALGHTGSSPFHTGVALGHTGGTGPYWERTFSYWEPDLSYWECTFSYWEPSRPYWEGTGQYWGALGHTGSAPFHTGIPLSHTGLYWECTFSYWERTFSYWEPSMPYWGSTGPYWGGTGPYWERTFPYWEGTGKYWEPTEPYWAILGAHLFILGAHLSILGRHWAILGAHLFILGAL
- the LOC125320905 gene encoding uncharacterized protein LOC125320905 isoform X2, which codes for MHWVILGVHFFILGGHWAILGEALGHTGSSPCHTGGHHFILGVHNFILGGTGPYWELTLPYWELTFSYWEATSPYWERTFSYWEATSPYWECTFSYWEGSGQYWGGTGQYWGGTGPYWGALGHTGSAPFHTGSPLCHTGPYWELTFSYWECTFPYWDGTGPYWECTFSYWEPSGSYWERTFSYWGALGRTGSAPFHTGIPLGHTGNAPFHTGSPLGHTGSPLGHTGPYWERTFSYWGALGHTGSTPFHTGVALGHTGSPLGHTGGHWAILGTHLFILGRHWAILGAHLFILGWHWAILGTHLFILGWHWAILGTHLFILGRHWAILGAHLSILGGTGPYWELTFSYWGGTGPYWGHWAILGAHLFILGARFVILGVHLFILGAL